One Fusobacterium nucleatum genomic window carries:
- a CDS encoding DUF4299 domain-containing protein: protein MSISFYIKNKKKFFGYEKVMKVREVIDLFKEYKLSFYNIDFHTNDPNGEKFYNTSIENWQENYSCILFGVEGKSGRGFEFSYNTTKNSYVIREFTPATENDWIIVLEFMKILAEKLGTKIKSEQGEIYTSEVISTFDYKNDIKSGIKVISNILNKENEKGFNVDNIYGIKRVISFNKEIIEKIVNSSDEIKEFSKFCEDIQYIDAYSAKQSFVEDTITKEKWGYYVLTENLRTIFPYKPNVEFFSMEYIKNEEVAFWKIFFCAYKVDENGEEGIDKIGESIYDDFIKKLPVDKYKFIDASYIVVEPLNRDDILEIL from the coding sequence ATGAGTATAAGTTTTTATATAAAGAATAAGAAAAAGTTTTTTGGATATGAAAAAGTTATGAAAGTTAGAGAGGTAATAGATTTATTTAAAGAATATAAACTATCTTTTTATAATATTGATTTTCATACCAATGATCCTAATGGAGAAAAATTTTATAATACTTCAATAGAAAATTGGCAGGAAAATTATAGTTGTATTCTATTTGGAGTTGAAGGTAAAAGTGGGAGAGGGTTTGAATTTTCATATAATACTACAAAAAATTCTTATGTAATAAGAGAATTTACCCCAGCTACTGAAAATGATTGGATTATTGTATTAGAGTTTATGAAAATATTAGCAGAAAAATTAGGTACAAAAATTAAATCAGAGCAAGGAGAAATTTATACTTCTGAAGTTATAAGTACTTTCGATTATAAAAATGATATAAAATCAGGGATTAAAGTAATTTCAAATATATTAAATAAAGAAAATGAAAAAGGTTTTAATGTGGATAATATATATGGAATAAAAAGAGTTATTTCTTTTAATAAAGAAATAATTGAAAAAATAGTAAATTCTTCTGATGAAATAAAAGAATTTTCAAAATTTTGTGAGGATATACAATATATTGATGCTTATTCTGCAAAACAATCCTTTGTTGAGGATACAATAACAAAAGAAAAATGGGGCTATTATGTATTAACAGAAAATCTTAGAACAATTTTTCCATATAAACCAAATGTAGAATTTTTTTCAATGGAATATATAAAAAATGAGGAAGTAGCTTTTTGGAAGATATTTTTCTGTGCTTATAAGGTTGATGAAAATGGAGAAGAGGGTATTGATAAAATTGGAGAATCTATATATGATGATTTTATAAAAAAATTACCTGTTGATAAATATAAATTTATAGATGCTTCATATATAGTAGTTGAGCCTTTAAATAGAGATGATATACTTGAAATACTATAA
- a CDS encoding low specificity L-threonine aldolase, with protein MLNFKNDYSEGACPEVLEALIKTNYEQTVGYGEDKYCEEAKELIKENINSPNADIYFLVGGTQANTTVISHCLRPYEAVIACKTGHISIHETGAIEATGHKIIEVDGIDGKLTPDLILNELRKHEDHHMVKPKMVYISNTTEIGTVYTKSELENISKVCKESNLYLFLDGARLASALASEKCDINLEDYPKYCDVFYIGGTKCGLLFGEAVVIINDEIKKEFQFSVKQKGGLFAKGRLLGVQFATLFKDDLYYRIGVHSNKMALKIKNAFVEKGIKLATDSYTNQVFVDLSQEQIKKIEKDVIFSVEFFGIGESQSSRFVTSWATKEEDVDKLVELIKNL; from the coding sequence ATGTTAAATTTTAAAAATGATTATAGTGAAGGAGCTTGTCCTGAAGTTTTAGAAGCACTAATAAAAACTAATTATGAACAAACAGTTGGTTATGGAGAAGATAAATATTGTGAAGAAGCTAAAGAGTTAATTAAAGAAAATATTAATTCTCCTAATGCAGATATTTATTTTTTAGTTGGAGGAACTCAGGCAAATACAACTGTTATTTCGCATTGTTTAAGACCTTATGAAGCTGTTATTGCTTGTAAGACAGGACATATATCTATACATGAAACTGGTGCTATTGAAGCAACAGGGCATAAAATAATTGAAGTAGATGGAATTGATGGAAAACTAACTCCTGATTTGATTTTAAATGAATTAAGAAAGCATGAAGATCACCATATGGTAAAACCTAAGATGGTCTATATTTCAAATACCACTGAAATAGGAACTGTTTACACTAAAAGTGAATTAGAAAATATTAGTAAAGTATGCAAAGAAAGTAATCTATATCTATTTTTAGATGGAGCAAGACTGGCATCAGCACTTGCTTCTGAAAAATGTGATATAAATTTAGAGGACTATCCAAAATATTGTGATGTATTCTATATTGGAGGTACAAAGTGTGGTCTGTTATTTGGAGAGGCTGTTGTAATTATAAATGATGAAATAAAAAAAGAATTCCAATTTTCTGTTAAACAAAAAGGTGGATTATTTGCAAAAGGAAGATTATTAGGAGTACAATTTGCAACTCTTTTTAAAGATGATTTGTATTATAGAATAGGTGTACATTCAAATAAAATGGCATTAAAAATTAAAAATGCTTTTGTGGAAAAAGGAATTAAATTAGCAACTGATTCTTATACTAATCAAGTTTTTGTTGATTTAAGTCAAGAACAGATAAAAAAAATAGAAAAAGATGTTATTTTTTCAGTGGAATTTTTTGGAATAGGAGAAAGCCAATCTTCAAGATTTGTAACTTCTTGGGCAACAAAAGAAGAAGATGTTGATAAACTTGTGGAACTTATCAAAAATCTTTAA
- the trmL gene encoding tRNA (uridine(34)/cytosine(34)/5-carboxymethylaminomethyluridine(34)-2'-O)-methyltransferase TrmL, which translates to MNIVLYQPEIPYNTGNIGRSCVLTNTTLHLIKPLGFSLDEKQVKRAGMDYWYLVDLKVWKSFEEFLETNKGIRLFYATTKTKQKYSDVKYKENDYIMFGPESRGIPEDILNKNPERCITIPMIPMGRSLNLSNSAVIILYEAYRQLGFNF; encoded by the coding sequence ATGAATATAGTGTTATATCAACCAGAAATTCCATATAATACTGGAAATATAGGAAGAAGTTGTGTCTTAACAAATACAACTTTACATTTAATAAAGCCATTAGGGTTTTCTCTTGATGAAAAACAAGTTAAGAGAGCTGGAATGGATTATTGGTATTTAGTAGATTTAAAAGTCTGGAAATCCTTTGAAGAATTTTTAGAAACTAATAAAGGTATCAGACTTTTTTATGCTACAACAAAAACAAAACAAAAATATTCAGATGTTAAGTACAAAGAGAATGACTATATAATGTTTGGTCCTGAATCAAGAGGGATACCAGAAGATATTTTAAATAAAAATCCTGAAAGATGTATAACAATTCCAATGATACCAATGGGAAGGTCTTTAAACCTTTCTAATTCAGCTGTTATAATCTTGTATGAAGCATATAGACAATTAGGTTTTAATTTTTAG
- a CDS encoding histidine phosphatase family protein, whose amino-acid sequence MEIYFVRHGQTIWNVEKRFQGLSDSPLTELGITQAKLLGKKLKDIKFDKFYSTSLKRANDTANYIKGDREQKVEIFDDFVEISMGDMEGMQHEEFKKLYPEQVKNFFFNQLEYDPTEYHGESFIEVRERVIKGLNKFVELNKNYERVLVVSHGATLKTLLHYISGKDILTLSDEAIPKNTSYTIVKYQNGKFEITDFSNTSHLEEK is encoded by the coding sequence ATGGAAATTTATTTTGTAAGACATGGGCAAACAATTTGGAATGTTGAAAAAAGATTTCAAGGTCTTTCTGACTCCCCACTTACTGAATTAGGAATTACACAAGCAAAATTATTAGGAAAAAAATTAAAAGATATAAAGTTTGATAAATTTTATTCAACTTCTTTAAAAAGAGCAAATGATACAGCTAACTATATCAAAGGAGATAGAGAACAAAAAGTTGAAATATTTGATGATTTTGTAGAAATATCAATGGGAGATATGGAAGGAATGCAACATGAAGAATTTAAAAAACTTTATCCAGAGCAGGTTAAAAATTTCTTTTTTAATCAGCTAGAATATGATCCAACTGAATATCATGGAGAAAGTTTTATAGAAGTTAGAGAAAGAGTCATTAAAGGTTTAAATAAATTTGTTGAATTAAATAAAAATTATGAAAGAGTTTTAGTTGTAAGTCATGGAGCAACATTAAAAACTTTGTTACATTATATTAGTGGAAAAGATATTTTAACTTTAAGTGATGAAGCAATACCTAAAAACACAAGTTATACTATAGTAAAATATCAAAATGGAAAATTTGAAATTACAGATTTTTCTAATACATCACACTTGGAGGAGAAATAA
- the kdsB gene encoding 3-deoxy-manno-octulosonate cytidylyltransferase has translation MKFLGIIPARYSSTRLEGKPLKIIEDHTMIEWVYKRAKKSNLDALIVATDDERIYNEVINFGGQAIMTSKNHTNGTSRIAEVCEKMTEYDIIINIQGDEPLIEYEMINSLIETFKENTDLKMATLKHKLLDKEEIENPNNVKVVCDKNDYAIYFSRSVIPYPRKNENIFYFKHIGIYGYKRDFVIDYSKMLATPLEETESLEQLRVLENGYKIKVLETTHSLIGVDTQENLEQVINYIKENNIKI, from the coding sequence ATGAAATTTTTAGGAATAATTCCTGCTAGATATTCTTCAACTAGACTTGAAGGAAAACCTTTAAAAATAATTGAAGATCATACTATGATAGAGTGGGTATATAAAAGAGCTAAGAAATCTAATCTTGATGCTCTAATTGTTGCTACTGATGATGAAAGAATTTATAATGAAGTTATAAATTTTGGTGGACAAGCTATAATGACAAGTAAAAATCATACCAATGGTACATCAAGAATTGCAGAAGTATGTGAGAAGATGACAGAATATGACATCATTATAAATATTCAAGGTGATGAACCTTTAATAGAATATGAAATGATAAATTCTTTAATAGAAACATTTAAAGAAAATACAGACTTAAAGATGGCAACATTGAAACATAAATTATTGGATAAAGAAGAAATTGAAAATCCTAATAATGTAAAAGTAGTTTGTGATAAAAATGACTATGCAATTTATTTTTCAAGGTCTGTAATTCCATATCCAAGAAAAAATGAAAATATATTTTATTTTAAGCATATTGGTATTTATGGATATAAAAGAGATTTTGTAATTGATTACTCTAAAATGTTAGCAACACCTCTTGAAGAAACAGAATCATTGGAACAACTTAGAGTTTTAGAAAATGGATATAAAATAAAAGTCTTGGAAACAACTCATAGTTTGATTGGAGTTGATACACAAGAAAATTTAGAACAAGTTATTAACTATATAAAAGAAAACAATATAAAAATTTAG
- a CDS encoding SpoIID/LytB domain-containing protein, producing MKKKISLIFLSALVLISCTNEPAKKVKTVTPNGDYKTGTTTTTNTERGNREKITLENTVFKKLGLPLPYNTFGAAIPYLVPVNDNHNESFGVFGEYNEDKALKYFKNLSSRGHGDNSPYWRWKTSIKKSELYNKAESRLIAIYKNNPRNVLTLVNGEWQQAPIRSVGTVQDIIVAARGESGIITHMLVITSNGKYLIAKEFNVRKLLATNNALYGSKGEEGSYNSKPIIPNVTSLPSAYLALEEDGGYINIYGGGFGHGVGMSQFAAGTLTKNGESYKNVLKRYYTDIKLSTVESVLGKDKEIKVGITTNGSLEHGRLTIFSSENKVQIYNDDFDITVGENERVDVRNTSGTTTITLENGKTYKTKNPLNFYAKGEYLTLSPVRKGHTSSPKYRGIITIIPRGSSLRVINTLDIEKYLLQVVPSEMPKSFGVEALKVQAVAARTYAVSDILKGKYAKDGFHIKDTVESQVYNNQVENEEATRAIEETSGEIMTYDNMPIDAKYFSTSSGFTSHASNVW from the coding sequence ATGAAAAAGAAAATATCTTTAATTTTTTTATCAGCACTTGTACTTATATCTTGTACAAATGAACCTGCTAAAAAGGTAAAAACTGTAACACCTAATGGAGATTATAAAACAGGAACTACAACCACTACTAACACTGAAAGAGGAAATAGAGAAAAAATTACCCTAGAAAATACTGTATTTAAAAAATTAGGACTACCTTTACCTTATAACACTTTTGGTGCAGCAATTCCATATTTAGTGCCAGTTAATGACAATCATAATGAAAGTTTTGGAGTATTTGGAGAATATAATGAAGATAAAGCACTTAAATACTTTAAAAACTTAAGTTCAAGAGGACATGGAGATAATTCACCTTATTGGAGATGGAAAACAAGCATCAAAAAATCTGAATTATATAACAAAGCAGAAAGTAGGTTAATTGCTATCTATAAAAATAATCCTAGAAATGTATTAACACTTGTAAATGGTGAATGGCAACAAGCTCCTATAAGAAGTGTTGGAACAGTTCAAGATATTATTGTTGCTGCAAGAGGAGAATCTGGAATTATAACTCATATGCTTGTTATAACAAGTAATGGAAAATATCTAATAGCAAAAGAGTTTAACGTAAGAAAGCTTTTAGCAACTAATAATGCTCTTTATGGTTCAAAAGGTGAAGAAGGCTCATATAATAGTAAACCAATTATACCTAATGTAACATCTTTACCTTCTGCATATTTAGCTCTTGAAGAAGATGGTGGATATATTAATATTTATGGTGGAGGATTTGGACATGGTGTTGGAATGTCACAATTTGCTGCTGGAACTTTAACAAAAAATGGTGAAAGCTATAAAAATGTTTTAAAAAGATATTACACAGATATAAAACTTTCAACTGTTGAATCTGTTTTAGGAAAGGATAAAGAAATTAAAGTTGGAATTACAACTAATGGAAGTTTAGAACACGGTAGACTTACAATTTTTTCATCAGAAAATAAAGTTCAAATATACAATGATGATTTTGATATAACTGTTGGAGAAAATGAAAGAGTTGATGTAAGAAATACTTCTGGTACAACTACTATAACTCTTGAAAATGGTAAAACATATAAAACTAAAAATCCTCTTAATTTCTATGCAAAAGGAGAATATTTAACATTAAGTCCTGTTAGAAAAGGACATACATCTTCTCCAAAATATAGAGGAATTATTACTATTATACCAAGAGGTTCAAGCCTAAGAGTTATTAATACCTTAGATATTGAAAAATATTTATTACAAGTTGTTCCTAGTGAAATGCCAAAAAGTTTTGGAGTTGAAGCGTTAAAAGTGCAGGCTGTCGCTGCTAGAACTTATGCAGTTAGTGATATACTAAAAGGTAAGTATGCAAAAGATGGTTTCCATATAAAAGACACTGTTGAAAGCCAAGTATATAACAACCAAGTTGAAAACGAAGAAGCTACTCGTGCGATAGAAGAAACTTCTGGTGAAATAATGACTTATGATAATATGCCAATAGATGCTAAATATTTTTCAACTTCTTCTGGATTTACAAGCCATGCCTCTAATGTATGGTAA
- a CDS encoding DNA cytosine methyltransferase has translation MNTENLTLWNNNEKKLNINKKKANSEVQLKAIELFAGAGGLALGIEKAGFNTIGLIEIDKNACDTLKLNRPNWNIINENIATISSKDLESLFSIKKGELELLSGGAPCQAFSYAGKRLGLEDTRGTLFYHYALFLKKLQPKIFLFENVKGLLSHDKGKTHETIINVFKEEGYTIYEKVLNAWDYGVAQKRERLIIVGIRNDLLNKLNFLFPTPHNYKPILRDILLDCPESKGVAYSEYKKKIFELVPPGGYWKDIPKEIAKEYMKSCWDMEGGRTGILRRLSLDEPSLTVLTSPSQKQTDRCHPIEARPFTIRENARCQSFPDEWIFSGSIADQYRQVGNAVPVNLAYEVALEIRKALEML, from the coding sequence ATGAATACTGAAAACCTTACTCTTTGGAATAATAATGAGAAAAAATTAAATATTAATAAAAAGAAAGCAAATTCAGAAGTACAATTAAAGGCAATTGAGTTATTTGCTGGAGCTGGAGGATTAGCTCTTGGTATTGAAAAAGCTGGTTTTAATACAATAGGGCTTATTGAAATAGATAAAAATGCTTGTGATACATTAAAATTAAATAGACCTAATTGGAATATTATAAATGAAAACATCGCTACTATTTCATCAAAAGATTTAGAAAGCCTTTTTTCAATAAAAAAAGGAGAATTAGAACTTTTAAGTGGAGGAGCACCTTGCCAAGCATTTTCTTATGCAGGTAAAAGATTAGGACTAGAAGATACAAGAGGAACTTTATTCTACCACTATGCTTTGTTTTTAAAAAAATTACAACCTAAAATCTTTCTTTTTGAAAATGTAAAAGGTTTGCTTTCACATGATAAAGGAAAAACTCATGAAACAATTATAAATGTTTTCAAAGAAGAAGGATATACAATATATGAAAAAGTTTTAAATGCTTGGGATTATGGGGTTGCTCAAAAAAGAGAAAGACTAATAATAGTAGGGATAAGAAATGACTTACTTAATAAGCTTAATTTTTTATTTCCTACTCCACATAATTATAAGCCTATTTTAAGAGATATTCTGCTAGATTGCCCAGAAAGTAAAGGGGTAGCTTATTCTGAATATAAGAAAAAAATATTTGAACTGGTTCCACCAGGTGGATACTGGAAAGATATACCAAAAGAAATAGCAAAAGAATATATGAAATCTTGTTGGGATATGGAAGGTGGAAGAACAGGAATATTGAGAAGACTAAGCTTAGATGAACCTTCTTTAACGGTTTTAACCTCTCCTAGTCAAAAGCAAACAGATAGATGCCACCCTATTGAAGCTAGACCATTTACTATAAGAGAAAACGCTAGATGTCAAAGTTTCCCAGATGAATGGATTTTTTCAGGTAGTATTGCAGACCAATATAGACAAGTTGGAAATGCTGTTCCAGTTAATTTAGCATATGAAGTTGCATTAGAAATTAGAAAAGCATTGGAGATGTTGTAA
- a CDS encoding Eco47II family restriction endonuclease → MWKLKFINKENFYKHIQDTIEKYGEKLESYDLKKFNKNIIDPIKLIFDKTVYSSSWNEIINSEIFRQRDKSNNNDIGYFHQRIFQYIDNCKVPENGEDGGWDVIYRDKNGITLPDRTVVHTIYVEMKNKHNTMNSSSASKTFIKMQNQLLNDDDCACFLVEAIAQHSQNIKWETTVDKQKVSHKLIRRVSMDQFWSLVTGEEDAFYRVCMLLPEVIKEVIQNTKAFPFPDDNVCEEIEEKSKLYSKLSNDEAIAMAFYMLAFSEYLGFKK, encoded by the coding sequence ATGTGGAAATTAAAATTTATAAACAAAGAAAATTTCTATAAACATATTCAAGATACTATTGAAAAATATGGAGAAAAATTAGAATCTTATGATTTAAAGAAATTTAACAAAAATATTATAGATCCAATAAAACTAATATTTGATAAAACTGTTTATTCATCTTCATGGAATGAAATTATAAATAGTGAAATCTTTAGACAAAGAGATAAATCAAATAATAATGATATAGGCTATTTTCATCAAAGAATATTTCAATATATAGATAATTGTAAAGTTCCTGAAAATGGGGAAGATGGTGGTTGGGATGTCATATATAGAGATAAAAATGGGATAACTCTCCCAGATAGAACAGTTGTTCATACTATTTATGTTGAAATGAAAAACAAACATAATACAATGAACTCATCTTCTGCTTCTAAAACTTTTATTAAAATGCAAAATCAATTATTAAATGATGATGATTGTGCTTGTTTTTTAGTTGAAGCTATTGCACAACATTCTCAAAATATAAAATGGGAAACTACTGTTGATAAACAAAAAGTTAGTCATAAATTAATAAGAAGAGTTAGTATGGATCAGTTTTGGTCTTTGGTAACTGGAGAAGAGGATGCCTTTTATAGGGTTTGTATGTTATTACCAGAAGTTATAAAAGAAGTTATACAAAATACAAAAGCATTTCCATTTCCTGACGATAATGTCTGTGAAGAAATAGAAGAAAAATCTAAGTTATACTCTAAATTATCCAATGATGAAGCAATAGCAATGGCATTTTACATGTTAGCTTTTTCTGAATATTTAGGTTTTAAGAAATAA
- a CDS encoding DNA alkylation repair protein, producing MEIENLEFKTKKEYKEFLDYLFLIRDIEYRDFNTKIVVPVDCEIIGIRTPILRDIAKKIAKTSSENFLNLFEKLFTKKKVKYHEEKVLYGFLIGYSKIDFQKRLKRIDFFINIIDNWAVCDIVDSSFKFINKNKEDFYTYLNSKLSATNPWEQRFIFVMLLAYYVEEKYLKDIFKICEQIKSDEYYVKMAKAWLLSVCYVKFRDETYKFLEKTSLDDWTVNKSIQKIRESSRVTKEEKEKILVLKRK from the coding sequence ATGGAAATTGAAAATTTAGAATTTAAGACCAAAAAAGAGTATAAAGAATTTTTAGATTACCTTTTTTTAATAAGAGATATTGAATATAGAGATTTTAATACTAAAATAGTTGTGCCTGTGGATTGTGAGATAATTGGTATAAGAACTCCAATTTTAAGGGATATAGCCAAGAAAATAGCTAAAACTTCTTCTGAAAATTTTTTAAATCTTTTTGAAAAATTATTTACTAAAAAGAAAGTTAAATATCATGAGGAAAAAGTTTTATATGGTTTTTTAATTGGATATTCAAAGATAGATTTTCAAAAAAGATTAAAAAGAATAGACTTCTTTATAAATATTATTGATAATTGGGCTGTTTGTGATATAGTTGATTCAAGCTTTAAATTTATTAATAAAAATAAAGAAGATTTTTATACTTATTTAAATTCTAAATTATCTGCAACAAATCCTTGGGAACAAAGATTTATTTTTGTAATGCTGTTAGCTTATTATGTTGAAGAAAAATATTTAAAAGATATTTTTAAAATTTGTGAACAAATAAAATCTGATGAATATTATGTAAAGATGGCTAAAGCTTGGTTATTATCAGTTTGCTATGTTAAATTTAGAGATGAAACTTATAAATTTTTAGAAAAGACTAGCTTAGATGATTGGACAGTTAATAAGTCTATTCAAAAAATTAGAGAATCTTCAAGAGTTACAAAGGAAGAAAAAGAAAAGATTCTAGTTCTTAAAAGAAAATAA
- a CDS encoding ISL3 family transposase, producing MISLSLANFIKTILNIQDDNISFPEEDYCQIIQKGNYVIKVFKGFIKSSYCSCPHCNSKNIVKNGSRERNIKFIPFQNYNIELNLSIQRHICKDCKKTFSPSTSIAKDNSNISNNLKYTIAQELQENISLTFIAKKYNLSISSVQRIMDECYSDFKVNKDHLPETMCIDEFKSVKNIDGAMSFVFADYQTKNIIDIVEDRRLNSLTEYFSRFSLEARNNVKYICMDMYSPYISLVKSIFPESEIVLDKFHIVNLVSRAFNQTRISIMNSLKDDSLKRKLKLFWKLLQKYYPDLCQEPYYCPSFKYKLSTKKKVDYLLEKSPELDVNFNIYQDILQAIRHNNFKRFENIVKKNLAKKEKVSKQMLTALKTLKKYMKYIENMFKSNITNGLIEGLNNKIKSIKRTAFGYSNFSNFKKRILIQAGIISISA from the coding sequence GTGATTTCATTGTCTCTAGCTAATTTTATCAAAACTATCTTAAATATTCAAGATGATAATATTTCTTTTCCAGAAGAAGATTATTGTCAGATTATTCAAAAAGGTAATTATGTAATTAAAGTTTTTAAAGGTTTTATTAAATCTAGTTATTGTTCTTGTCCTCATTGTAATTCTAAAAATATTGTTAAAAATGGTTCTAGGGAACGTAATATTAAATTTATTCCTTTTCAAAATTACAATATTGAACTTAATCTTAGTATACAAAGGCATATCTGCAAAGATTGTAAAAAAACTTTTTCTCCTTCTACTAGTATTGCTAAAGATAATTCTAATATTTCTAATAACCTTAAATACACTATTGCGCAAGAACTTCAAGAAAATATTTCTCTTACTTTTATTGCTAAGAAGTACAATCTTTCTATTTCTTCAGTTCAAAGAATTATGGATGAGTGTTACTCTGATTTTAAGGTTAATAAAGACCATTTACCTGAAACTATGTGTATTGACGAGTTTAAATCAGTTAAAAATATTGATGGCGCTATGTCTTTTGTTTTTGCTGATTATCAAACTAAAAATATTATTGATATTGTTGAAGATAGAAGATTAAATTCCTTGACAGAATATTTTTCAAGATTTTCACTTGAAGCTAGGAATAATGTAAAATATATCTGTATGGATATGTATTCTCCATATATTAGTTTAGTAAAATCTATTTTTCCTGAGTCTGAGATAGTATTAGATAAATTTCATATTGTTAATCTAGTTAGTAGAGCATTTAACCAAACTAGAATATCCATAATGAATTCCCTTAAAGATGATTCATTAAAAAGAAAATTAAAACTATTTTGGAAGTTACTCCAAAAATATTATCCTGACCTTTGTCAAGAACCATATTATTGTCCAAGCTTTAAATACAAACTTAGCACTAAGAAAAAAGTGGACTATCTTCTAGAAAAAAGTCCTGAATTAGATGTTAATTTTAATATATATCAAGATATTCTTCAAGCAATAAGACATAATAATTTTAAAAGATTTGAAAATATTGTAAAGAAAAATCTAGCCAAAAAGGAGAAAGTATCTAAACAAATGCTTACAGCTTTAAAGACTTTAAAAAAATATATGAAATATATTGAAAATATGTTTAAATCAAACATTACAAATGGGTTGATAGAAGGTTTAAACAATAAAATTAAGTCAATAAAGAGAACAGCATTTGGATATTCAAATTTTAGTAATTTTAAAAAGCGCATATTAATTCAAGCAGGAATTATATCAATTAGTGCTTAA
- a CDS encoding cytochrome c biogenesis CcdA family protein has translation MFTQEIAYSTAYLAGVASFFSPCIFPIIPVYISILSNGEKKSVSKTLAFVLGLSVTYIVLGFGAGFIGELFLNSKVRVIGGILVVILGLFQMEVLKLKFLEKTKVMNYEGEEQSLFSTFLLGLTFSLGWTPCVGPILASILILAGSSGDTGNSVMLMVLYLLGMATPFVIFSLASKTLFKKMSFIKKHLPLIKKIGGFLIIIMGLLLIFNKLNIFLTV, from the coding sequence ATGTTTACACAGGAAATTGCTTATAGCACAGCATATTTAGCAGGGGTTGCTTCATTTTTTTCTCCATGTATATTTCCAATTATTCCAGTATATATTTCAATTCTAAGTAATGGTGAGAAGAAATCAGTAAGTAAGACTCTAGCTTTTGTTTTAGGACTTTCTGTTACCTATATAGTTTTAGGATTTGGAGCAGGGTTCATTGGAGAATTATTTCTTAATAGTAAGGTAAGAGTTATAGGAGGAATTTTAGTTGTAATCTTAGGACTTTTCCAAATGGAAGTTTTAAAATTAAAATTTTTAGAAAAAACTAAAGTTATGAATTATGAAGGAGAAGAGCAAAGTTTATTTTCAACTTTTCTTCTAGGTTTAACTTTTAGCCTTGGTTGGACTCCTTGTGTTGGACCAATATTAGCTTCAATATTAATCTTGGCAGGTTCATCAGGAGATACAGGAAATAGTGTAATGCTAATGGTTCTGTATTTATTAGGAATGGCAACACCATTTGTAATATTCTCATTAGCTTCAAAAACATTATTTAAGAAGATGTCTTTTATTAAAAAACATTTGCCTCTTATTAAAAAAATAGGTGGTTTCTTAATTATAATAATGGGATTACTTTTAATTTTTAATAAACTTAACATATTTTTAACTGTTTAA